The Staphylococcus carnosus genome has a segment encoding these proteins:
- a CDS encoding GNAT family N-acetyltransferase, which yields MVKLSMNLIDESGNIAFQDNFKTIYLTPEAPLTYYSNKWAYHEMPDFEQWLKDAETQLKQHHAQDSHHLMFAFPENTELSQTFLDYLEKEGFELGLMEMYAIEAEALQGEIPDTLTIEWVTKDKLEDYLTIHRTFAMQFGEDYADESEKMIRQALLDGEKTKRVVAYYQNQPVGSIDIIETDQTVEIDSFGVIESMRKKGIGRAVQAFIADYAGTKPIILVADGEDTAKDMYIKQGYTFIGFRYQILKENI from the coding sequence ATGGTGAAACTTTCAATGAATTTAATTGATGAATCAGGAAATATTGCTTTTCAAGATAACTTTAAGACTATTTACCTTACACCAGAAGCACCCTTAACATATTATTCTAATAAATGGGCCTATCATGAAATGCCTGATTTTGAGCAATGGTTAAAGGATGCAGAAACACAATTAAAACAGCATCATGCACAAGATAGTCATCATCTTATGTTTGCTTTTCCTGAAAATACAGAACTCTCTCAAACTTTTCTGGATTACTTGGAAAAAGAAGGGTTTGAGTTAGGATTAATGGAAATGTATGCGATTGAAGCGGAAGCTTTACAAGGCGAGATTCCAGATACATTAACAATCGAATGGGTTACTAAAGATAAATTAGAGGATTATTTAACAATCCATCGCACATTCGCTATGCAATTTGGTGAAGATTATGCTGATGAATCTGAAAAAATGATTCGGCAAGCATTACTAGATGGAGAGAAAACTAAACGTGTAGTGGCTTATTACCAAAACCAGCCAGTCGGCTCTATAGATATTATCGAAACTGATCAAACCGTTGAGATTGATAGTTTTGGTGTAATTGAAAGTATGCGTAAGAAGGGGATAGGCAGGGCTGTACAAGCCTTTATTGCTGATTACGCAGGTACAAAACCGATTATTTTAGTTGCAGATGGTGAAGATACAGCCAAAGATATGTATATCAAACAAGGCTATACTTTTATTGGCTTTCGTTATCAAATTTTAAAAGAAAATATATAA
- the fdhD gene encoding formate dehydrogenase accessory sulfurtransferase FdhD: MNKDINNDIDVMTDQNIVRYEDGKLFETTDSYVTEFPLTIMVNGEEFATVICSPDHMEELVLGFLASEGAILKRSELKSIQIDDSKGFAHVELTKDLGDRFEYSTKRMIASCCGKSREFYFHNDAAIAKTSMSHIKLQPQQVVNMMTRLQSASTLFKRTGGLHNAAISDGDAFFEHRQDIGRHNALDKLYGFCLERHIPVRDKVLIFSGRISSEILIKAAKIGVGVILSKSAPTTLAVTLADDLNITAIGFCRDGNFSVYSHPERIEAVPSQE; this comes from the coding sequence ATGAATAAAGATATAAATAATGATATAGATGTAATGACGGATCAAAATATTGTCCGTTATGAAGATGGAAAGTTGTTCGAAACTACAGACAGTTATGTGACTGAATTTCCTTTAACAATTATGGTCAATGGAGAAGAGTTTGCAACCGTCATCTGCAGTCCAGACCACATGGAAGAGTTGGTGCTGGGCTTTTTAGCGTCTGAAGGTGCCATCTTAAAACGCAGTGAACTGAAATCTATTCAAATAGATGATAGTAAAGGATTTGCCCATGTAGAACTTACAAAGGACTTAGGCGACCGCTTCGAGTACTCAACAAAACGTATGATTGCATCTTGTTGCGGAAAAAGTCGTGAGTTCTATTTCCACAATGATGCAGCAATTGCTAAAACATCCATGTCACACATCAAACTACAACCTCAACAGGTAGTAAATATGATGACACGCTTGCAAAGTGCAAGTACACTATTTAAACGTACTGGCGGATTGCATAATGCCGCTATTAGTGATGGCGATGCATTCTTTGAACATCGTCAAGATATAGGAAGACATAATGCGCTTGATAAATTATACGGCTTTTGCTTAGAACGTCATATCCCTGTTCGAGATAAAGTATTAATTTTCAGCGGTCGTATTTCATCAGAAATTTTAATTAAAGCTGCTAAAATCGGCGTTGGTGTCATTTTATCGAAATCAGCACCTACTACTTTAGCTGTTACATTAGCAGATGATTTAAATATCACAGCAATCGGTTTTTGCAGAGACGGAAACTTCAGTGTTTATAGTCATCCCGAACGAATAGAAGCTGTCCCTTCACAAGAATAA
- a CDS encoding LacI family DNA-binding transcriptional regulator: MASIRDIAKAAGVSPGTVSRILNEDPTLSVADKTRQRVLKVAEEMAYQKATRMNRQVQIITYASRRREMADPFHRELRLAIETEIKRLNLTLKKTIRVESEMKKQDWTEVKKAGALLVIGNFSKTALETIYQYNPNMVVINNPEVPDFIDSVYSDLEKTMLKLLDRIIQKHQKAQITYFGGMREEMSLDGSITYNNDVRYQAYVQWCKSHDKTPDAHLVGWTREDGEQEIESLSQLPDIVIAGNDMVAIGVIQGLQKNGKHIPSDVKVIGFNDLDVNQYVTPSLTSVQIDIEQFGKSAVAMAEDRVKKVRSNALHTIVQTRLILRESYAEKE, encoded by the coding sequence ATGGCAAGTATTAGAGATATTGCAAAAGCAGCAGGCGTCAGTCCAGGTACAGTTTCTCGTATATTAAACGAAGACCCGACATTGTCAGTAGCTGATAAAACAAGACAGCGTGTGCTTAAAGTAGCAGAAGAAATGGCTTATCAAAAGGCGACACGCATGAATCGTCAAGTTCAAATTATTACTTATGCTTCTAGAAGACGAGAAATGGCAGATCCGTTTCATCGTGAATTGCGGTTAGCAATTGAAACAGAAATCAAACGGTTAAATCTTACTTTAAAGAAGACCATTCGAGTTGAATCAGAAATGAAAAAACAAGATTGGACTGAGGTTAAAAAAGCAGGTGCACTGTTGGTCATCGGTAATTTTTCCAAAACAGCACTAGAAACAATTTATCAATATAATCCCAATATGGTTGTTATTAATAATCCTGAGGTACCTGATTTTATTGATTCGGTTTATTCAGATTTAGAGAAAACAATGCTGAAATTACTCGATAGAATTATACAAAAGCATCAAAAAGCTCAAATAACATACTTCGGCGGCATGCGAGAAGAAATGTCTTTAGACGGCAGTATTACCTATAATAACGATGTGCGATATCAAGCTTATGTGCAATGGTGCAAATCTCATGATAAAACACCGGATGCACATTTGGTTGGTTGGACGCGTGAAGATGGAGAACAAGAAATTGAATCTTTATCTCAATTGCCGGATATTGTAATAGCGGGCAATGATATGGTTGCTATTGGTGTTATTCAAGGTCTGCAAAAAAATGGCAAACACATTCCTAGTGATGTGAAAGTCATTGGATTTAATGATTTAGATGTAAATCAATATGTAACGCCTTCTTTGACTAGTGTCCAAATTGACATTGAACAATTTGGAAAAAGCGCTGTCGCAATGGCTGAAGATAGAGTTAAAAAAGTCCGTTCAAATGCTTTGCATACGATTGTACAAACGCGTTTGATTTTACGAGAGTCATATGCTGAAAAAGAATAA
- a CDS encoding galactokinase — MLTSMKSKFDTLFNTQPEVAAFAPGRINLIGEHTDYNGGYVFPAAIELGTYGLASKRNDNKICLYSNNFESTGTIEFSLDELQFDTTHSWANYPKGMVKFLKESGYQIDSGFNILIEGNIPNGASLSSSASIEILMGWLLKALFNLEVERLELIELGRKVENQFIGVNSGIMDQFIVGMGRKDQAILLDTATLEYHYVPTEFGDYVISIMNTNKRRELAESKYNERLKECQSALALLQQELDVDALGHIDVTTFEKHAYLIEEDVLLRRARHAITENARVKEAYAALNRKDFIEFGRLLNASHASLKNDYEVTGIELDTLAETAQQVEGVLGARMTGAGFAGCAIALVHKDRIKDLEEEVTKIYKDKIGYEPSFYHVDIGDGVKYIKI, encoded by the coding sequence ATGTTGACATCAATGAAATCAAAATTCGATACTTTATTCAATACGCAACCTGAAGTCGCTGCTTTTGCACCTGGACGAATTAATTTAATCGGAGAACATACAGACTATAATGGTGGCTATGTTTTTCCAGCAGCCATTGAACTTGGCACATATGGTTTAGCAAGTAAGAGAAATGATAATAAGATTTGTCTGTACTCGAATAATTTTGAATCAACAGGAACGATTGAATTTTCACTTGATGAATTACAATTCGATACAACACATAGCTGGGCGAACTATCCAAAAGGGATGGTTAAATTTCTAAAAGAATCTGGTTATCAAATAGATTCTGGGTTCAATATACTGATAGAAGGAAACATACCAAATGGCGCAAGTCTATCTTCATCTGCATCTATCGAAATTTTGATGGGGTGGTTATTAAAGGCACTGTTCAATTTAGAAGTTGAAAGATTAGAATTGATTGAACTTGGTCGTAAAGTTGAAAATCAATTTATTGGCGTAAATTCTGGTATTATGGATCAATTCATCGTAGGTATGGGACGCAAAGACCAAGCAATACTTTTAGATACTGCTACGTTAGAGTATCATTATGTACCAACAGAATTCGGAGATTATGTTATTTCGATTATGAATACCAATAAGCGTCGTGAATTAGCTGAATCTAAATATAATGAACGTTTAAAAGAGTGTCAGAGCGCATTGGCATTATTACAACAAGAATTAGATGTGGATGCTTTAGGACATATAGATGTGACTACATTTGAAAAACATGCTTATTTAATAGAAGAAGATGTTTTATTACGCCGTGCACGTCATGCGATAACTGAAAATGCACGTGTTAAAGAAGCATATGCGGCTTTGAATCGAAAAGATTTCATAGAATTCGGCAGACTGTTGAATGCTTCTCATGCTTCATTAAAAAATGATTATGAAGTAACCGGAATTGAATTGGATACTTTAGCTGAAACAGCTCAACAAGTAGAAGGTGTTCTAGGCGCACGTATGACTGGTGCTGGATTTGCTGGGTGTGCAATTGCATTGGTACATAAAGACCGCATTAAAGATTTAGAAGAGGAAGTAACCAAAATCTATAAAGATAAAATTGGATATGAACCCTCATTTTATCACGTTGATATTGGTGATGGAGTAAAGTATATAAAGATATGA
- the galE gene encoding UDP-glucose 4-epimerase GalE, whose protein sequence is MSVLVLGGAGYIGSHAADQLIEQGYDVAVVDNLGTGHRQAVPETARFYEGDIRDKAFLNHVFEQENVEGVFHFCAYSLVGESVEKPLEYFNNNVYGMQVLLEVMKAHDVNEIIFSSTAAVYGEPEIIPIQEDAPKAPTNPYGESKLMMEKMMHWCHNAYGVNYAALRYFNVAGAKEDGSIGEDHNPETHLIPIVLQAALGQRDAITIFGTDYDTEDGSCVRDYLHVTDLIAAHILAYQYLKDGGESGAFNLGSSQGYSVIEIVEAARKATGIDIKAEIGERRAGDPSKLVASSDKAQRVLGWKPKHDDIHEIIETAWNWHQSHPNGYSN, encoded by the coding sequence ATGTCAGTTTTAGTGTTAGGTGGAGCAGGGTACATCGGCAGTCATGCTGCTGATCAATTGATAGAACAAGGATATGATGTAGCAGTTGTAGATAATCTTGGAACAGGTCATCGTCAAGCTGTCCCGGAAACAGCACGTTTTTATGAAGGGGATATTAGAGATAAAGCATTTTTAAATCACGTTTTTGAACAAGAAAATGTCGAAGGTGTTTTTCATTTTTGTGCATATTCTTTAGTAGGAGAATCTGTTGAGAAGCCATTAGAATATTTTAATAACAATGTCTATGGCATGCAAGTATTATTAGAAGTGATGAAAGCACATGATGTTAATGAAATAATTTTTTCTTCTACAGCAGCAGTATACGGAGAACCTGAAATTATTCCAATTCAAGAAGATGCACCAAAAGCTCCAACGAACCCATATGGTGAAAGTAAACTTATGATGGAAAAAATGATGCATTGGTGTCATAACGCATACGGTGTGAATTATGCTGCATTACGTTATTTTAATGTTGCAGGTGCAAAAGAGGATGGAAGTATCGGTGAAGACCATAACCCAGAAACGCACTTAATTCCAATCGTATTGCAAGCTGCATTAGGACAGCGTGATGCTATCACTATTTTCGGTACAGATTATGATACAGAAGACGGTTCATGTGTTCGCGATTATTTACATGTTACAGATTTGATTGCGGCACATATTTTAGCGTATCAATATTTAAAAGACGGTGGAGAAAGCGGCGCGTTTAATCTAGGAAGCAGCCAAGGATATTCTGTCATTGAAATTGTAGAAGCTGCACGTAAAGCAACAGGAATTGATATCAAAGCAGAAATTGGTGAAAGACGTGCTGGGGATCCAAGTAAATTGGTAGCATCTAGTGATAAAGCACAACGTGTACTTGGTTGGAAACCTAAACATGATGATATTCATGAAATTATTGAAACAGCATGGAACTGGCATCAATCACATCCAAACGGATATTCAAATTAA
- the galT gene encoding UDP-glucose--hexose-1-phosphate uridylyltransferase: MNLNRQYVNRFIDDAIQYGDYEREDNYYLQNLILEITKAESIDETKNNNGLVNPTSNEIAQFWIQQMLNNGLLEDVVYQKEIVETKLLDLITPKPSTINREFWKRYESHPEKATGYFYQICKRNHYVKEDAIAKNIHYYTETEYGDLEITINLSKPEKDAKEIAKAREAKQSSYPANALCMENEGFVGSVTQAARRNHRIVRLNLNHQPWGFQFSPYAYFPEHSIVLSEAHEPMKIEKQTFSNLLQFVQKFPHYFAGSNADLPIVGGSILSHNHYQTGRHTFPMDHAPEMKQFKMEQFPDVQAAILKWPMSVIRLKGEDLDEMTEAADHIFETWKSYTDEKLDIRAYSQDGTRHHTVTPIARFNQTTSEYELDLVLRDNQTSTQYPDGIFHPHNDVHHIKKENIGLIEVMGTAILPGRLKKELLEVERYVLGDINAEPGSHKKWADKMKEKYNFNNENAKNIIHQEVGRIFKRVLEDSGVFKQSTEGQKGFEKFIQTL; the protein is encoded by the coding sequence ATGAATTTGAATCGGCAATACGTCAATCGATTTATTGACGATGCAATACAATATGGTGATTATGAAAGAGAAGATAATTATTATCTTCAAAATCTAATATTAGAGATTACAAAAGCTGAAAGTATTGATGAAACTAAAAATAATAATGGATTAGTAAATCCAACGTCAAATGAGATTGCTCAATTTTGGATTCAACAAATGCTGAATAATGGTTTACTAGAAGATGTTGTTTATCAAAAAGAAATAGTTGAAACGAAATTATTAGATTTAATTACACCCAAACCATCAACTATCAATCGTGAATTTTGGAAACGATATGAATCGCATCCGGAAAAAGCAACGGGTTATTTTTATCAAATCTGTAAACGTAATCACTATGTAAAAGAAGATGCTATTGCCAAAAATATCCATTACTATACAGAAACTGAGTATGGTGATTTAGAAATTACTATCAATTTATCTAAGCCTGAAAAAGATGCTAAAGAAATTGCCAAAGCACGTGAAGCAAAACAATCGAGTTATCCAGCGAATGCGTTATGTATGGAAAATGAAGGCTTTGTCGGATCTGTTACTCAAGCTGCACGCCGTAATCATCGTATTGTGAGATTGAATTTAAATCATCAACCTTGGGGCTTTCAATTTTCTCCATATGCATACTTCCCTGAACATAGTATTGTTTTATCAGAAGCGCATGAGCCTATGAAAATTGAGAAACAAACTTTCAGTAATCTTTTACAATTTGTTCAGAAATTCCCTCACTATTTTGCAGGTTCCAATGCTGATTTGCCTATCGTAGGTGGTTCTATTCTGTCTCATAACCATTACCAAACCGGCCGACATACTTTCCCGATGGATCATGCACCTGAAATGAAACAATTTAAAATGGAACAATTTCCTGATGTACAGGCTGCAATCTTGAAATGGCCGATGAGTGTTATCCGATTGAAAGGCGAAGATCTTGATGAAATGACGGAAGCGGCAGATCATATTTTTGAAACATGGAAATCATACACTGATGAAAAACTGGATATCAGAGCGTATAGTCAAGATGGCACACGTCATCACACGGTAACTCCAATTGCACGTTTTAATCAAACAACTAGTGAATATGAATTGGATTTAGTGTTAAGGGATAATCAAACTTCAACACAATATCCAGATGGTATCTTCCATCCACACAACGATGTACATCATATTAAAAAAGAAAATATTGGTTTGATTGAAGTGATGGGAACAGCTATTTTACCTGGAAGATTGAAAAAAGAACTTCTAGAAGTAGAACGTTATGTTCTAGGAGATATTAATGCTGAACCAGGCTCGCACAAAAAGTGGGCAGACAAAATGAAAGAAAAATATAATTTCAATAATGAAAATGCCAAAAATATAATTCATCAAGAAGTAGGAAGAATTTTTAAGCGTGTATTAGAAGATTCTGGTGTATTTAAACAAAGCACCGAAGGTCAAAAAGGATTTGAAAAATTCATACAAACACTGTGA